Sequence from the Castanea sativa cultivar Marrone di Chiusa Pesio chromosome 12, ASM4071231v1 genome:
CAGTTTTTGGTTGGCCCTTTCTCTATTTATTGACTAGATAACTTagattaagaaaataaatgacaagaGGACAAAAGTAGACAGAATAAGGCTGAGTTCTTTTCCCCTTAAAATGATACAGGTGATGTTGAAACCTCCCAGTGATGAACCACTACTCGGAATTGCTGATGATACCAAGCTTATTGACGTCACTGACATTGATATTCGTCTCCCGCTTCTTGTTTATGTGTCTCGTGAGAAGCGTCCAGGCTATGATCACAACAAGAAGGCTGGGGCCATGAATGCCCTGGTTCGAGCTTCAGCCATTATGTCCAATGGCCCTTTCATTCTCAACCTTGACTGTGACCACTACATCTACAACTCCCAAGCTATGAGGGAGGGCATGTGCTTCATGATGGACAGAGGAGGTGATCGCCTTTGTTATGTTCAGTTCCCCCAGAGGTTTGAGGGGATTGATCCATCTGATCGATATGCCAATCACAACACTGTTTTCTTTGATATCAACATGAGAGCCCTTGATGGGATTATGGGCCCTGTCTATGTCGGAACTGGATGCCTCTTTCGAAGGATAGCCCTTTATGGTTTTGATCCACCTAGATCTAAAGAACACCACCCCGGCTGCTGCAGTTGCTGCTTTGGCCGTACCAAAAAGCATTCCTCAGTTGCAAACACCCCAGAAGAGAACCGATCTCTGAGAATGGGTGATTCTGATGATGAAGAGATGAACCTCTCTTTGCTTCCTAAAAGGTTTGGAAACTCAACTTTCCTCATTGATTCCATCCCAGTGGCAGAGTTCCAAGGTCGTCCTCTTGCAGATCACCCAGCTGTGAAAAATGGACGCCCACCTGGTGCTCTCACTATCCCCCGTGAGCTTCTTGATGCATCAACTGTTGCGGAGGCAATCAGTGTTATCTCATGTTGGTATGAAGACAAGACGGAGTGGGGACAACGTGTTGGTTGGATTTATGGGTCAGTTACTGAAGATGTGGTCACAGGGTATAGGATGCACAATAGGGGGTGGAAATCGGTGTATTGTGTGACCAAGCGTGATGCTTTCCGAGGAACAGCTCCTATCAATCTTACCGATAGGCTCCATCAGGTCCTGCGGTGGGCTACTGGTTCAGTTGAGATTTTCTTCTCCCGCAACAATGCCCTTCTTGCCAGTCCAAGAATGAAGCTTCTGCAGAGAATAGCATACCTTAATGTTGGCATCTACCCCTTTACTTCCATCTTCCTGATTGTATACTGCTTTCTCCCAGCACTCTCGCTTTTCTCTGGCCAGTTCATTGTCCAGACCCTCAATGTCACTTTCCTTGTCTACCTCCTTGTTATCACTTTGACTCTATGTATGCTTGCTATTCTTGAGATTAAATGGTCTGGCATTGAGCTAGAGGAATGGTGGAGGAATGAGCAGTTTTGGTTGATTGGAGGGACTAGTGCTCACCTTGCTGCTGTGCTTCAGGGACTTCTAAAAGTCCTTGCTGGGATTGAAATTTCTTTCACTTTGACATCAAAATCAGGAGGTGATGATGTGGATGATGAGTATGCTGATCTCTATGTAGTCAAATGGACATCCTTGATGATACCACCAATCACAATCATGATGGTCAACTTAATTGCTATTGCTGTTGGATTTAGCCGAACGATATACAGTACTATACCACAGTGGAGCAAGTTAATAGGTGGTGTTTTCTTCAGTTTTTGGGTCCTGGCTCATCTCTACCCTTTCGCCAAAGGGCTGATGGGACGAAGAGGGAGGACACCGACCATTGTTTTTGTATGGTCAGGACTCATTGCAATCACAATATCCCTCCTTTGGGTGGCAATCAGTCCCCCTTCTAGCACTGATCAAATTGGAGGCTCATTCCAGTTCCCCTGATAGGTCATTTTTTCCTGTCAACTCGAATTTGTTCAGCAATATTCCTTCATTAAATTATTTCTCTATCAAAAAGGCAATCTGAATGGACTAGGTATGTTctttttcttgagcccatttGAATGTTTGGAGCTTTTAGCAATCTGACTAATGATGGATGGGAGCAAGAGAATGGGAAAAACTGTGGTTTTCCCAGATTTTGTGATTGTTGTATGATGTCTTATATGGATTCTTAATTTAAACATCTCATTTTCACCTCAAGGGTTAGGATAATTTAATTCATTCTTCTGTATAATTCGAAgttcatcttcttttgttacttatttataaattttaattttcaaattggtGGTGGCATTTTTGTTGTCATCTGATCTGGAAATTCTAGATTGGACAGAAACATTTGGTCTGAAATTTGGATGTAGCCTGGAAGTCAGCTTTGATTGCAGTTTGTAATCTGACCACTCAAAATTATATCATTGTGCCCGAGGTAGGCCTTAGTGTTAGTGAACCTCCTCTTTTGGTGTGAGCTTCTGAATATATTCTTATAATTCTAGTGGAATAGTTGGGCTAAAGATGAAAATTATTCCATACCTAataattccaaaaaaagaaaaagaaaataataaacactCTCGGCTTTATTAACTTCgtgattatttattttgttgttccTAGACTGGTCCTTTGCCTCTAatcatattttaccattttaaattgttaattgTCAAATTGCACAAGTGCCATCGAACTATTATctagctgaaaaaaaaaaaaaaccctagttCATCTATAATGGTTTTAGGGTATTTGAACAATGCACTAAAATAGGTATATCATATACAGTTCTAGAATACTCTTCCCCTGGAAACAAGAATATGTTTCCTATGCGCAAAAAAAATACTTgatttgtagtaaaatttttgGGTATtaagttgtttttgttttataattcaaAAGTTGCAATAAAGAAGAATACTCTTTCCCTGGATGCAATATATTTCCTATCCGCAAAAAATTCTAGTGAGTtgaatgtaattttttgttgaaaacttatTTGCTTAGTTGGTTGAGTATataatgaagttttaaaaagttgtatataaataaatagagaaatgatatgtccacaacatttttacaacaaatcttaagtggcaggttgttactggttgttattgttggggcaaaaaagtaatcttagtgttaagttcaaatttgaaccaataataactaaccacctatgatttgttgtgaaaatgttgtaaaaatgttgtggacgtagcacctctcaaataaataagttaaaaagttaaatgAAAGTTAAGAGTGTCTCATGTCATGTTTGCGATTTGAACCTTATCTCTCATTCTCCCACTATTTAccaatctaaaaaaaaacctattttcaaATCAACACTCGGTAAAAACAATTTTGAGTAACAAgcttgaaaaatattaaaaagtggAACTTGGAACTGAACAAAGCTGGAGTTGAGAATTAGTGTATGACTATCTAATTACGTTAAATTTTGGAGTTAGGCTGCCGAGATCAGTTGGCAGAATCATTGAAGTCAATCACAGTGATTCTGCCCTGCTATTCAACCTCACACAAATTGGAAAGGAATTCTTCAAACCTTATATTGTATAGCCCAAAATGTAGTGGCAAGTGGTAACAAACTTCAACAAGAAAACCTATTATGTAAGTCCTACCCTTAAAATAGTCCTACTCCAATACATGCATGCAGGAAGTGTGAAACCCAGTTGTTAAGCAAGCACAGTGGCATGTCCAAGCtaaactctttctttttttcctgaaaGATTAGCTAACCTCCCCAGTATCTGTCACAAACTCATTCGCACCCCCTTCATATTAAGAGAGATTTCATCACCCATCAAGCAGAGAATGACCAACATGGCAGCCTTAATCAGATTAGCAATTCTTCTAGGAGCGCTTGTCTCAGCGGCCACCCCCATTACTTATCCTGTAAGGAACCAAAACCATGAACTTCTTGATGCCATTGCAGAGATGCAAAGAGCCAACTACTTCACCTTTGTCACTCTAATCAACATGGTCTCTCTTGACCAAAGAATCCAAACCAATGTCACTTTCTTGATGCCCAATGACCGGATGTTATCAAGGACTTTGATGCCACAAGGCACTGTTTTCGACTTCTTACTCCGCCATTCAATCCCATCACCTCTGCTTTTCGATTATCTACAGCATATCCCTACAGGTTCTATCATACCTAGTTCATTGCCGGACTACATGCTCAAAATCTCAAACAATGGTAGGAGAAATTTCTCTCTGAACAATGTGAAAATCATTAGCCCAAATATTTGTTCAGCAGGGTCTTCCATTAGGTGCCATGGCATTGATGGAGTTTTGTCACTAATAGTGATGCCAGAGAATAATAACACTTCTCCTCCCTCACCTTCTTGCTCTAACAGCTCAAGTCCTCCTGTTGCAGAGGCTAAAGCACCAGCTCCATCGTTGCCATTGCCGACAACACCAATTGGTGAACTTAATCCTACTCCAGCAACTGCCCCAACTCCAACTCAACCAAATGCCAAGCCACACAAATCAGGGTCTTCTCCATGGTTGTCTCATGGAAGAATATTGAAATTCTTTGTGACCTGTGTGATGGTGTTAATAGTGGGGTCTATCTAGTGTACTATAATTTTGAAACCTTTGCAGTACTAACTAAATCAGGGATGTTGAAAGTTTGCACATGGGCCAACTAGTTATACAATTTTCACAATGAAGTCcttgtttttgacttttttctttGGCCTGAACAATCAAGTCATTGTTGGAAAACGCCAATATGCAATTATGCACTAGTCTTATAATATGTATCGGCTACTATTTTGAATTTAGCAATA
This genomic interval carries:
- the LOC142619309 gene encoding cellulose synthase-like protein D3, giving the protein MASKSFHMSRSNLSTSSDAVSESLNKPPLPPTVTFGRRTPSGRYISYSRDDLDSELGSGEFMNYTVHIPPTPDNQPMDPMISQKVEEQYVSNSLFTGGFNSVTRAHLMDKVIESDTSHPQMAGAKGSSCAIPGCDANVMSDERGSDILPCECDFKICRDCYIDAVKTGGGICPGCKEPYKNTDLDEGAVDSSGRPLPLPPPNGMSKMERRLSLMKSTKSVLMRSQTGDFDHNRWLFETRGTYGYGNAIWPKDGGFENGKDDETTEPTELMNKPWRPLTRKLKIPAAIISPYRLLIVIRMAVLALFLMWRINHPNNDAMWLWGMSVVCEIWFAFSWLLDQLPKLCPINRATDLNVLKDKFETPSPSNPTGKSDLPGVDIFVSTADPEKEPPLVTANTILSILAADYPVEKLACYVSDDGGALLTFEAMAEAASFANIWVPFCRKHDIEPRNPESYFSLKRDPYKNKVKSDFVKDRRRVKREYDEFKVRINGLPDSIRRRSDAYHAREEIKAMKVQRQNRGDEQVEGVKISKATWMADGTHWPGTWLQSSSEHSKGDHAGIIQVMLKPPSDEPLLGIADDTKLIDVTDIDIRLPLLVYVSREKRPGYDHNKKAGAMNALVRASAIMSNGPFILNLDCDHYIYNSQAMREGMCFMMDRGGDRLCYVQFPQRFEGIDPSDRYANHNTVFFDINMRALDGIMGPVYVGTGCLFRRIALYGFDPPRSKEHHPGCCSCCFGRTKKHSSVANTPEENRSLRMGDSDDEEMNLSLLPKRFGNSTFLIDSIPVAEFQGRPLADHPAVKNGRPPGALTIPRELLDASTVAEAISVISCWYEDKTEWGQRVGWIYGSVTEDVVTGYRMHNRGWKSVYCVTKRDAFRGTAPINLTDRLHQVLRWATGSVEIFFSRNNALLASPRMKLLQRIAYLNVGIYPFTSIFLIVYCFLPALSLFSGQFIVQTLNVTFLVYLLVITLTLCMLAILEIKWSGIELEEWWRNEQFWLIGGTSAHLAAVLQGLLKVLAGIEISFTLTSKSGGDDVDDEYADLYVVKWTSLMIPPITIMMVNLIAIAVGFSRTIYSTIPQWSKLIGGVFFSFWVLAHLYPFAKGLMGRRGRTPTIVFVWSGLIAITISLLWVAISPPSSTDQIGGSFQFP